Genomic DNA from Panthera leo isolate Ple1 chromosome E3, P.leo_Ple1_pat1.1, whole genome shotgun sequence:
CATTCAGAATTCTAAGctgactcttttatttttcttgaaactctaaattttaagattatactttttatttttgatactttGACCAAGTTTGGAAATCAAAGCTGAGAAATAGCTTCTTCAGTCTATGTGAAATCCATATTCCTCTCCTCCAaggcaaaaacacaaacaaacaaacagtataGGGCTACAGGTGGGGATATCCCGATAGTCAAGAGGGAAAAATATAGCCATTGATATTTCAAGCCACATGACactgaacaaataaagaaaaccacGTGATGGGAGAATTTCAGATCAATAAGGAAACCCAAAGTCCACAGAACAGGCCAGGGCTAACGCAGACTGAAATGTGAGACCCCACCCCATCTAGGACAGGGGACATGGCTTGGGAGTGGGTCAGGAAAAGGAACCTCAGAAGACCCCAGTCCTGGCCagctgtgggggaaggggagagggacacagagccactcagacacccagAGAAACTTCCTGGACGGATTCAGATTTCAGAGGAGGTGTGAAGGCCAAGACAGCTGGCCAAGAAGAGGTAAAAAAATCGTTCCTGACCAGTCGGGCATGAGATGGCTGAGTGGAGGGCCACAGGGACCTGACAAGGGATGTGACTGAGAGTGGGGCTAGGCCATGGGCATGCCCAGGCCCACCAGGGAGGATAAAGGGCCCAGAGGACCAAATGTGTGTCCTTCCCTGAGCACCTCCCACCTGCCCAACAGAGAACCAGCAACAGATCCTCCTGCAGGCAGAACTAAGTTCAAGGGCACTTTAAagatgccccacccccccaggaggGCCTCACTGCCACAAACTATCTCCTTGGCAGTTCCTCAGTCCCTTAGTACTACCTCATCTCTCTGGAAGATTCCTCTGGGGACAGTTCACCAGCTAGACTGCAGGCATGGGCAGGAGATGCCAAAGGGCTACAAGACTTAACCCTAGTCTCTGTTAAGGTCCTCTTCAGTTTGGCTGAACGCTGCCTTTTCAGCCTAGCGTGCTACTAAATCTTGCTATGCCAGCCAAGTAGACCTGATTGTCAGATATGTTTAgtgttttctcctgtttcttttgtttatttattggtgCATTCACTCAAGAATTCTATACTGAGTATCGATTTTCTGCTTGGTACTCTAAGCATTGGAGACCAAGCAGGACAAGTAGGTACCACCCTTTCCTGCCTGGAGCTTGCCCCAATTCTGTTTATTGAAACAATACCCTCCATCAAGGTTCAACCCAAAGCTTACCTCCTCCCGTGACCACTACCATGATCACTAATTCCAACACATACTCCTTCTGTGCTATCAGATAGAAAAATCAGGGAAGATTTCCAGAAAGACACTGAGGGAAGCTAATTTCCACACTATCTAAGCATCCCACACCACCCCATCACCTCATCTCTTTTTTGTCCCTTTCCAAGTGAAAGGACAGGAATCAAAGATGGGTTAACCGGGGGGAAGAGCATTtggggcagagggcacagcaaaGACCAAGTCCCCAGGGCAGGAACAATCATGGTGCTTGAAAGGCAGAATAAAGACCAGTGGACTCCAGCATCATGAACAAGAGGAGAGTCATAAGAGAAGATGTTGAAAAGACAGATAGCAGCCAGATTGTATAAGAGCTTTGTCAGCCTTGGGAAGGAGTTTCTACTGCAAACGGCACTGCCTGGTAGGTTTTAACAAAGATGGTGATATGATTtgatttaggtttttaaaatatccctttggggtgcctgggtggctcagtgggttgaacctCAGacacttgatttcaactcaggtcatgatctcgcaattcatgggttggagcccgacgtctggctccatgctgacggtgcagagcctgcttggaattctctctttccctcccccccccccaaaataaataaataaactttaaaaatacaatatcccTTTGGCTGTTATGTGAAGAACAGACCATGGCGACGCAAGAGTGGAAACAGGGAGACTAGATACAAGGCCGGGGGAAGGACTTGGATCACAGTCGTAGTAGCTGTCAAGATAGGCAGCCAGAGTCAGGATATATTCTGGGAATCAAGCCTATGGGGACTTGCGGATGGACCCGATGAGCACTGAATTTGCTGAGAGGTTGGCTATGAGCTGTGGGGTAGAGTCTGATCTGAGTCACTTCTGGCAGCACGCTCCTCCCTAGGCTGTCATGTCCCACACAGGCCTCCTGCTTCAGCCCCCTTGATTGCTCACTCCACCTGATCCCTGCTGCTGGAGCATCTGGAAGCTTCCTGCTTCTCATCCAAGGAAGAATTTTCAAGATGATCCACCTCCAATAGTATTGCCTGCACTCCCAGCGTAGCTGCTCCCAAGACCAGCCTCCAAACCGATCCGTGCTGTTCCTTTCTGCGTCTTTCCTCGCTCTTACAGCTCAGACCTCATTCGTCTCTCCCTCTAGCCCCCTTACACGGCCCCACCCTGCCTGCGTACCCTGGGTGAAGAGCCTCCTCCCAGACCTTCCTCTCAAGCGCTCCAGACGCAGCTTCAGCGTTGCTCGCGCGCCCCCTCGTGGTCCAAAGGCAAAGGTGCAGGCTGGCCGCGCGCACCTGGGCCGGGTCTCCTCCTGCCTAAGTACCAGGAAATGCGTTAGCTCCCTTGGAACCTAGGAAGCCAAGGTGGCTGGATGTAGATCCCCGACAGCAGGAGAGCTCCAGGAAGTGGAAATGCTTTCTACCTGAGAGGTGAATAATTGCTATCGACCATTCCTAAACGAAGAGctggcagagagaagaaggaaccCCGGGTGGCCAAACTGAAAAGACCCGACTGAATGCTTCTCCTAAGCCCCGCTGGATCTGCTTCTCCCCCATGGCTGCCCCAGAATTTCTTCATTGCTGACCCGATACTCCTAGCTCTCACCTGCTCTGGCTCAAGGGCTTGCATTTGGCTTTGAACTGCAACTCCCAGTGCCTACTTTAGGCAAAAACTCAGAATAAACTAGTGACAGAAGGAGGCTTCCTGCACAAATGTGTCATTTAGGAATGCCCCTCAGCTGCAAGGAATATCGTATTTGACTGCAGATGGCTCAAACGAGGGATTTTTCTCAGGGCACAACAGCCCCCCTTCTCTATGGGTTTGGGATCGCCCCCTACTGGTCACAATAATAACTGCAGCAGGTGTTAGGTGTTAGGAGACAGAAGCCTATTTCAGCTCAAAGTCAGGACTCACGGCCTTGAGATAATGGGCTAAATTCTTCCTCCCACAATTCATGCCTTTTATCGCCAAGGAAAACCTTCCTAGGAAGAcagacccacccacccccagccgaCCTCCCTTTACATCTCACCGACCAAAGTCAGTTTCATGCCACAGGCTGAgcccctgagattaagagttttCTGTCAATTCTTCTCAAAATCAGAGGGCATTTTTTAGCACAGAATAAGGAGGAAGATTATTTGGAGGTAAGCGCCAACAGTTTCTGTTACcctggaaaaatatatacaatgttaaaaaaaaaaaaaaaaacagctcccATACTTCTACGAAACATTAGCACATTCCCATTCATGTCAGGAATATCACGAATGCCTATTTCCacaattattcaatatttttctagaatttctaagTTAATTCCTTAAGACAAGAGGAAGTGAGAAGTTCAAATATTGACAGTCATGAAATGAATGACACTTATTAGCAGAGGCTACGTCTTCCTACttagaaaactcaagaaaatCAATGGCCACTTCACTAAAATAGAGTTCAAAAATGTGGGTGACAAGCAAATACATGAGATCAATAGATTTCCTACACACCAACAACAAATagtgggaaataaaaaaagaaacccagccACATTAGctttaaacagaataaaaacaaaatagccaGGAATGAATACATGTTTTCCTGGGGGTTGAGCAGGATGTCCCAATTTATATAGCTTATTGTTTGCAGCAGAGTTTCCCACCTTTGACCTTGAATCTTGTACTTGCCACTCCTCTTTAGGAACTCTCCCAGCCCTTCTGTCTCCAGCTTTCAGGCATATCCCACATCCCATCCACACTTCCTCTCTACCCAGGCTGTGTAAGGGGTCTGGAGAACCAAACATGGGCCAGGCTGCAGTGGCCTGAGAACAATTTGTCTTTAGATATGGGAATAAGTTACTAATATAATACTAAATACCcctccaaaaatatatatagacaAAACAGAGTACACTGAGTTAGTATGGCTTACTGGTTAAGCAAGCAGATTCTGGAATACAATTGAATGGTTTTGACTGGAATTTATAACTGCCATTTATAACTGTATGATCTCTCTACCTGTTTGCTTGTCTGTGAAATAGCACCAGTGTGGAAAATATCCCACTTGAAGAGGGTCAAGTGGGCTAACACAGGTAACGCTCTTTAGTAGCAGGTACATAGGAAGCATTCAAACATTATTAGCTATATTAAGTATTACTATCATGGTTGTTATTGAAAGAAAGGCATTCTTAAGCCAAGTGCTGTTCAAAACTCTATTAATTTATTCACTCCTCAAGACAACAGAAGTGTTCCATGCACTTCCCAGGTCAGGCCCTTACAGGGAAGGGGTGAGCCGTCCTCCCCCCTTTGgtcttcctcttcctgctccttgGGAATGGATATGGTACCTGGAGTTCAATCTTGGACTGTGACATTGAGAACCACACCCTGGGGATAGGAGAGCAGAAAGCTGGAAGGGATCAGGGTACCAGGTGCCAGTGGAACCACCAATCCAGCCCTGAACTTTACAAACGTGACAAAAATAATCCTCTGTCTTGCTTAAGCCGCTCTCATTTGGAATCTCATTCACTATAGTCACACCTCATCCTGATACCGCCTACCACCGGGAGGTCTCTGCCATTTGGGACATTCTGGGTGTAGTATGAAATaaatgtacaggggcgcctgggtggctccgtcggttaagcggccgacttcggctcaggtcgtgatctcgtggtccgtgagttcgagccccgtgtcgggctctgtgctgacggctcagagcctggagcctgtttcggattctgtgtgtccctctctctgaccctccctcgttcatgctctgtctccctctgtctcaaaaataaataaacgttaaaaaaattaaaaaaaaaaaaaagaaagaaatgtgcagACTTCTGAAATGACCTTTCCCTAACTGTGACAGGGCCAGTTAGAAGGAGATAAGAAGCACAAAGCACGGGGTTCCaggctgcctcagtcagtggagcacacagcttttgatctcagggttgtgagttctagcctcacattgagtgtggagtgtactaaaaacaaaataaaaaaataaaaaaataaacaagaaagaaagattaaaaaaagaaagaaccccaAAGCAAAATGTTTTCCAGGTAGTTCTGTTTCTTAGGGACCACCCAGGCAGATAATTTATTCAAACTAAAGCTGCCTGGctggaaaattaaatattgattGTTGTACATTAATAGTtgaaagtaggggcacctgggtggctcagttagttgcgtctgacttagactcaggtcatgatctcacagctcatgagttcaagcctggcatcggcATGggcctctctgctgacagctgagagcctggaacctgcttccgattctgtgtctccctctttctctgcccctctcctgctcacgctctgtctctctccctcaaaactaaacattaaaaaattttttcgtAAAATAGTTGAAAGGAAATGTGGAACCATGAGGGCGAccccaaaataatttcaatatacACACTGTTCTCATTTAACTACACCCCTTTGACCTTGCCTTTCTCCTCCATCTGTCCACGAACCATTCCTACTGTGCTCACAGGTGCCTCCTAGGCTCACAGCACTTACTGAGCGAGCAGTCAGCTTCCCTGGACCCTTGAGCACCCAGTGTTTACATGAGGATCTTAAAACAGTGTGTGAGTCAGTGTCAGATTTCCTTCAGCTAAGGGACAGAACTGCCGCCTTCAGGATTCAGAAAAACATTTCCTCCCTAGCTTGTAGGCTCAGCTGCAGTTGCACCTTATTGTCACCAGAGGGCACTATGTACCATGCTAACGGATTTGGAGAGGTTCTCCCAGCAGCTTTAGGAAGTTGTAGGGGCTGGggtcgcctgagtggcttagtcagttaagcctccccACTCTTGgcttatgctcaggtcatgatctcacagttcgtgagttcgaaagccagcttggaattctttctctgccccttccccgcaaGTGtgggtgcactctctctctcaaaataaaaaactgtagGGCTGCCAGGAACCCTGGGTGGCATTTCCTTTCAACTGTGTTTGCTGATCCCTCTTATAATTATTATGTCATCTCACACCGCTTTCACACCTGTCCCCCAGCATTTCCACCTGAATGTCCTGAAGACCCCTCAGAATCAAGAGTTCGGATTCCAGcttgatcccccccccccccccccccccccgccgaccccatccccaaagaaaaccaaaacaacctctcttccctctacctcctctccttccttcagatttttctttatccTCCCAACCATCCAAAGCTAAATTATGCTGTCACTCTGGTCCTTTTCTCCACCCAGATTGCTCCTGTCTAAATGTGTCTGCATCCAGTAGTGCACAGTCCTCCCAGGTCACCTGTCTTTCCAGTCATCCCTGATGCTCTGACAACACAGGTGAGATTatgccatttccttctttaaagGTCAAGAAAAGTGAAatcaacccaagtgttcatccaAGCGTGAATAGATAAACAACGTGTGGTCTATccacacaatgcaatattattcaaacttaaaaagtaggaaattctttttcttttttttttttttttttttgtaggtaggctctatgcccagtgtggggcttgaactcacaaccttgaaatcaagagtcacatgctttactgactaagccacccaggcaccccagaaaggaaattctgacacatgctacaacacagatgaagcttgaggttattatgctaagggaCAGGAGGGCTTGGATTCATCCAGAACTGACTGTTGGACCCAGATACTTGTATCAATAGGCCTGGCTTTTGAGACAAAATCCCAACACGTGGCAAATGGTATGACAGAGGGATCTACTTCTAACATATGAAGTAAACCTTTAAATCAGCTATTTCTTCGgtctctaatttccttttttttttttttctaagtttattttgagagagagagagagaggagtgggggaggggcagagagcaagggagagagaatcccaagcaggccccaagctgtcagcacagagcctgacacagggctcaaacccacaaaccatgagatctcttgaaatcaagagtcagatgcttaacttactgagccacccaggcacccctccagagCAGCCTTTCTAACATTTCTTTTGGCTTGAGTTAAACTGGAAGCATTTCCACCTTTGCTAGGATTTCTGACCAACATAAATTCTCAGATGTATAAGAAATCCTAATAAATGCCTTGGAGTTTGGCCACACTTACTACTTTCCAGAGGGTCCTGATTTGAGTGCCTCTTGTGAGACTAAACAAGATTTGGGCATTGCCTAAAATTTTTCCCAAATTAATTCCTGTCTTAGGGTTTTCctctaatgtgattttttttttctaatgtgattattttttataggctccacacccaacatagggcttgaactcatgactctgagatcaagagacccaggctcaaccaactgagactgACAGGCATCccttttgtgtgatttttttaaatagaatagaTTCCCCTCTTTcgttgaggtataattaacatataatacaatgtaagtttaaggtgtatggtGTGACCATTTGATACAATTACATATTGTAAAAGATTACCATAGTAGGATCAGTGTCAAACTTTCCCTTCGTTTTTAAGGTTGAATCATATTCCATAGTATGTATGTACTGtgttttgttcatccattcatcgaCGGACACTTGGCTTGCTTCTACTTTGGGGCTATCCTGAACAATGTTGCTATGAACAAACCCATACAATATCTCTTCAGGtccctgctttaaattctctggGGTCTATACCCAGGAGTGAAATTGCTTGGATAACATggtaattttcctttaaattttttgaggagctgccatactgttttccacagtggctgcacagattttacatccccaccagccaTGCTGGTGgacaaaggttccaatttctccacatcctttccaccacttgttgtttgttttggttttttttttttttgttagtagCCATTTTAACGGGTATGAGATGGTCTTCTCTGAACTCTTGCACACTCCACTTGATCGGTTTTTGACACTGTTTGAGGTTTCCTGCCATTTTGAACTCGTAggttttaattttcagtgttcATTTCAGATGAGAGGGAGCCCCGGGCAATGGCAAGTGCACAGGCCACGGTGGCACAAGTCCTGGGTTCTGCCTTAAATCTGTCACCGGGAGACCCTGAGCAGGAGAGAACCTTCTCTAGGCCTCatttcctccccatcctcctcccccccccttcccctccccctccccctcctcctggggcAGCCACCGTGATAAAGAATACACTGTGCTCCGACCCCTCAGCTGAAACTCAGGCCTGGATACATTTTAAGGGGACATTCGCTCTCACGACTTGCTGGATTCGGTCTCCaggtttttgttgtcgttgttttgttttgtttttcttttaattcattttgccGCCCCCGGAGTTGGGAACACGCCCTGGGAGTCCGGGTCTAGGGCATGGCGCTACCGGTACGCGTCCCGCTGGCCTAGAGAACCACCGAGAACTGGGGCCTCCTGAGTCCTAGAGAGGTCGCCTCCACAGGCCAGCTCGGGCGCACTTCCGGCCTTTGTGTGGCTGCGGGAGACGGGAGACTGCGGCCCGGGGCGGGCCGGAGCGTCAGTGCGCTCTTTACGTGACTcggtgttccccacccccaccccagggcagaggcaggggtcaCCCAGACCGCAGCGCGGCCTGTGGGGTCCGGAGAAGGCCCGGCAGTGCCCTGCGGGCACCGCGTCTCCACCTGTGCGCGCATTCGGGTCTCGCCTTCCCTTTGTGCCCCGGGCAGGCGAGGAACTTAACAAAGACTTGcgcgggttggggggggagggggcggtgtcCACGGTTACCCACGCACACACACCCGTTCCGCCTGGCTGCAGAATTCAGGCCGACCGCGCTGCCTCCCAAATCCGTGTTGCTCCACAGGGAAAGTCCTTTTGAAAATGAAGTGGTGGTTGAACTGCGAAATGCGCCCTGGATCCGTCAGCTTTGCGTTTTCTTCTTCAGCGCACACAGTAACCCGAGCGCTGGGCTAGCAGTAGGGGGAGGGAGGATTCAGGCCAGATTCTCGCCTGCCCCACTCGGGGACACTCGAGCAAGGGAGCTGACGGGTGTGCTCCTGACACAACGTGAGATACCCGAAGCACAGGTGAAgacctcaccccccaccccccacccctcccgaaGCACAGGTGAAgacctcaccccccaccccccacccctccccgccggGCCCCGCCACTTGGCAGGGATCCGAACAGGGAAGACTTTGCAAGGGGGCTGCTACTGCAAGGAGGGGTAGGAGCTGGGTCTGGGGAAATGCCTACCAGCCTGGAACGTTCCAGATAGAGCTGGAGCAAAAGCACAAAGGTGAAAAGGTGGGGAGAGCTGCCGGGAGCGTGGTAAATATTTCAACACCATCCTGATAAATGTTTATTCTGTGCCGGGGTTGTGGAGATTAAAGAATCGTGTGTGACCACAGATCCCTGCCCTGGAGATTGTTTAACCACTTCTGCAAGAAATAGCCaagcccctttaaaaaaaaaaaaaaaggaaaaa
This window encodes:
- the LOC122210279 gene encoding uncharacterized protein LOC122210279, encoding MALPRGRLHRPARAHFRPLCGCGRRETAARGGPERQCALYVTRCSPPPPQGRGRGHPDRSAACGVRRRPGSALRAPRLHLCAHSGLAFPLCPGQARNLTKTCAGWGGRGRCPRLPTHTHPFRLAAEFRPTALPPKSVLLHRESPFENEVVVELRNAPWIRQLCVFFFSAHSNPSAGLAVGGGRIQARFSPAPLGDTRARELTGVLLTQREIPEAQCKHIKFLDLWLYKSKWQAAFDPVAEAYGSPSWNMMV